The DNA segment AATGAGTACCATCTCTTAGAAGAGCAGATAAACGAGCTAAAAGTCAAGGTCAGATCGGTTATAAAAGAGGTAGAACAACTTGAAAGAAAAGAGAAAAGCTCCAAGCTAAAACTGGCTTATGTAAGCCAGCGATTTGGCAACATTAGCGAAGACGCAATAAGAGAAGCTTATGAAGAAGCTAAGGAGATTCAGGTGGCGCTTATCTTAAAAAGGCAGGAAGAAAAAGACCTTATAGCAAGAAGAAATGAGCTGGAAAGAAAGCTTGTTGAGTACAGAGCGATTGTAGAAAAAGCAGAAAAACTTTCCACACAGATAGGCGTTGCACTTGATTACTTGACAGGCGATTTGACAAAACTTCACAATCAGTATGAAGAGCTAAAAGACAGGCAACTTCTCAACATACGCATAATAGAAGCTCAAGAAGATGAGAGGAAAAGGATCGCCAGGGAGATCCACGATGGTCCTGCGCAGTCTATGGCAAATGTAATATTAAAAGCGGAGCTGTGCGAGAAGTTAATAAGCAAAGATACAGAAAAAGCGAAAGATGAGCTTAAAAACCTTAAAGACATAGCACACTTATCTCTAAAAGAAGTGAGAAAGATTATTTACGATTTAAGGCCGTCTGTTCTCGATGATTTAGGCTTAATACCTGCTGTATCAAAGTACATAAACGAATTTAAAAATGATACTGGAATAAATGTCGATTTTGTCACTTTATCAGAACATAAAAGATTAAAGCCTGAAATAGAGATAACCTGTTTTAGAGTCATTCAGGAAGCCTTGACAAACATTCGGAAGCATTCGAAGGCGAAGAATGCTGTGATACGCTTAGAGTTTGGCGATCGCTTTATAAGCATAATTATAAAAGACGACGGCATAGGATTTGAAAAAACATTTAAAGATAATAAATTTGGGTTATTGGGGATGCGGGAGAGAGTTCAGATATTAAACGGGAAATTTGAGATAAACAGTTCACCTAATGAGGGGACTCAAATTTACATTTCTATTCCGCTAGGTGGTGATAAGTGCAATGATTAACATTATGATAGCTGATGACCATGTGCTTTTGCGTCAAGGTCTAAAACAGATAATTGAATTGGAAGAAGACATGAAAGTGTCTTACCAAGCGTCAGATGGAGAAGAAGCCTATAATTTGGCTAAAAATAATTCTCCAGATGTAATTTTGATGGATATAAACATGCCAAATGTAAATGGCATTAAAGCAGCAAAGATGATAAAGAACGATAATCCTAAAAATAAAATAATGTTTTTGACTATCTACAATGACAAAGAATACCTTATGGAGGCATTGAAGATTGGTGTAGAAGGTTACATATTAAAAGATGCTGATTCAGATGAACTTATAAAAGCTATAAGAATCATATCAAATGGAGGCGTTTACATACACCCATCACTTATAAGAGAAATTGAAAATTTAGAGAAAAATGAATGCAAAAAAGATCTTACTGACAGGGAATTTGAAATATTGAATTTAATCGCAGAAGGGTACAGCAACAAGGAGATAGCAGATAAACTTTTCTTAAGTGAGAAGACAGTAAAAAATCATGTGTACAATATATTTAGAAAATTAGATGTAAAAGATAGGACTCAAGCTGCCATATATCTATTAAAAAACAATAGCATGTACAATATACATACATAAAATTTGCTTTTAATCCAAAAATATTTTATAGTTAATATGTAATCCAAAATGTTTAGGAGGCGTATTAAATGGAGAGTGGCGAATTAAAAGACATCGAAAAAAGATTTGGATACAAAAGCAAAAATGGATGGCTTAAAGTAAGCGATGAAGAAAAGGAAAAGATATTTGAGTACGCAGAAGATTACAAAGCATTCATAGGAGAGTGTAAGACGGAAAGAGAAGTTGCAGACAGAATAATAAAGGTTGCTGAAGAAAATGGCTTTATAAACTTAGAAACAGCTACAAACTTAAAGCCAGGCACAAAGGTGTACTATAACAATAAAGGCAAATCGGTAATATTAGCTGTTATCGGAAAAGATTCTGTTCGCAATGGATTTAAAGCTGCAGCCGCTCATATAGATTCACCAAGGATTGATTTGAAGCCAAATCCACTATACGAAGATAGTGGTCTTGCATTGTTTAAGACACATTATTACGGGGGGATTAAGAAGTACCAGTGGGTTACGATACCATTGGCACTGCACGGAGTTGTCATAAAAGAAAGTGGCGAAAAAGTAGTTTTTAAAGTCGGAGAAGATGAAAAAGATCCTGTGCTGTACATAACTGATTTACTGCCGCATCTTGGAAAAGATCAGATGGAGAAAAAAGCTGCTGACGTAGTCACAGGAGAAGCATTGAACCCAGTCATAGGAAATATCCCTTTGTCTGAAGACGTTTCTGTAAAGCCAAATTTATTGAAGATTTTAAACGAAAAGTATGGGATAGTGGAAGAAGATTTTATAAGTGCTGAGTTGGAATTGGTGCCAGCGCATAAACCAAGGGATATAGGCTTTGACAGAAGCTTGATAGGAGCTTATGGGCAAGACGATAGGATATGCGCTTATGATGTGCTTAGGGCTATATTAGATGTTGACAATCCTGAAAAGACTGCTGTAGCTATATTTGCTGACAAAGAAGAAATAGGAAGCATGGGAAATACAGGATTGCAGTCCAGATTTTTTGAAAATGCTATAGCGGAAATATTAGAAAAGCAGGAAGGCAGCACTGATATAAAGCTTAGAGCAGCTATGAGGAATGCGGAATTGTTATCTGCAGATGTAAATGCTGGTTTTGATCCGTTATATCCTGACGTAAGCGAAAAGCTTAATAGCTCATATATAGGACATGGCGTGTGCCTTACGAAGTACACAGGTTCAAGGGGAAAAAGTGGATCAAATGACGCAAATGCTGAATTTGTGGCAAAGGTGAGGAAGGTATTTAATGAAAACAATGTAGTATGGCAGACAGGAGAGCTTGGAAAAGTAGACATTGGAGGCGGAGGAACTGTCGCACTTTACGCGGCAAATTATGGCATGGAAGTCATTGACTGTGGAATTGCACTTTTAAGCATGCATTCACCTTATGAATTGTCATCAAAACTTGACCTGTACATGGGGTATAAAGCGTATAGATCATTCCTTTTAAGCAAGTAAATGACATTATAACCACCCGTAAAACGGGTGGTTTGCCTTTTTATTGATTTATAAACATTTCTACCACAATTACGCCGTTTCCAGTGCTGTTTGAGACAACACCGACGCCGACTTTATTGAAATAAGGGTTTAAGATATTTTCTCTATGGCCGCTGGAATTCATCAATGCGTAATGGGCACTTACGACATCGCTGTTTAGTGCTATGTTTTCCGCAGCGGCGTTGTAACTTATGCCAAATTCTTTCATCATATCAAATGGCGAGCCATAAGTAGGCGACGTATGAGAAAAATAGTTGTTGTCCCTCATGTCTTCAGCTTTAATTCTGGCTACTTTTGACAGGGTTTCATCGATAGCAAGGGGACTCAAACCTCTTGATGTTCTTTCACTATTTATGAGATCCACCAACTGTTTTTCTTGTGCTGATAATCCTTGATAATCTTGTTGTGTGCTGCTATTTTTAGCGCTTCCTGCGGCATTGGAAGATGAATTGTTGGCTGATGCAGCCGTAGATGCGACAGTTTTTTTTGCATTAATTGTCGTTTGATTTACATTTGCAGTGCTATTATTCATTGTAGTCCACCAATAATTGTTATTGTACCAAGCGTTTGTATTATTTGTTTGCAAATAATTTATTTTTACTGTGGCTGTATTAAATACAGAGTAATTTGGCATGGTAGGTTTTGAAGTTGTCGCCACATTGTAGACAACATTGTTGTTTGTATATGTTCCAAAGGAATACGAAGCTTCTGCAATACTAAAAGAGCTAATCATGGACAATGAAATTACTGCAAATGTTGCATAATACTTTAGATTTTTTTTCACTAATATCACACTCCTTAATTAAACTATTCGACAAAAAAAGAAAAAAACCTTTAAGTAATTAATGGACACGTAGGAAATCTTATCAATAGTCACATCTTTGAATATACTGTGAGTAGGGGGTGCAAAGATGAGATATGGGATATTAGTCTTTTATTCTTATCAACATGCAGTATTGTGCGACAAAGTATTGAGGCAGAACAATATACCTGTAGAGTTTATACCGACGCCACGCTCTATAATGAATAGCTGCAGCCATTCTTTAAAATTTGCATTAGAGTACGTCAACATTGTAAAATTAACAGTACAAAGAATAAATATCCCTTATAAAGGGATATATGAGGTAGAAAAAACATATAATGGGTACACTGTCATAGGTGTTCGTTAGGTTTTCTGAAAATCATTGATTTTATCTTGTCTATAGTTCCATTTTCTACTTTTTCGTTAAGCTTTGAGTTTAATATGATTATTTTATTTTGCAGATCTTTTATCTGCTTTTTTAATTTCTCATTTTCCAAAAGGACATTGTTGTAGACAGAGTTAAGATTGTCAATTCTTGAAGTGTATTTTGTCTTTTCCTCATAATATTTTTTTAGGTTTTCTTTAAGTTCTTCAATATTTCTGTTTTTAAGTGCGATTTCATAGCTTTTTTGGTTCAGGTTTCTCTCTAAATGTATTTTTTCTTTTTGGAGGTTTTCTTTTTTTTTAGATAACGCGCTTAAATATTCCTGTACTTCTTTTATGTAAAAAGTAAAATAGCTGTCTTTATCGTAAGATGCGCCATCTTTAACCGATGTAAATGGAAGATCCAATCCACTTTCATTTAAAAACGTAAATTTCTCTGTAGATTCTTCTACTTTTTTTACAAATTCATACGACGAAGGTTTTTCAGCCAATTTAAAAGGCTTGCAGAAGCTGTTGCCGCCATCTGATGACACAGCGCTGTAAAAAGTATCTTGTTGAATCCATGTGCACCATACAGCGTTTTCTACTATATTAAAACAAGGCCATAAGATTGCGTCCGAAAATGACAAAGTGATTTTTTTATCCCACGAACCTTTTGGCCATCCTCCGTCGATTTTTTTTCTGTACTTTAGTTCTTTAATTATGTTTTCTTCTACCCAGCATATGTGAATGTTTCTTTTGTCATCAATGGCTATGTTTGGATATTCAAGCGATATGGCTTCAGAAATTGTGGTCTTTAAAGTCCAAGCACCGCTTAAATACGTTGTATAAAAAATCTTC comes from the Thermoanaerobacterium aotearoense genome and includes:
- a CDS encoding aminopeptidase; this translates as MESGELKDIEKRFGYKSKNGWLKVSDEEKEKIFEYAEDYKAFIGECKTEREVADRIIKVAEENGFINLETATNLKPGTKVYYNNKGKSVILAVIGKDSVRNGFKAAAAHIDSPRIDLKPNPLYEDSGLALFKTHYYGGIKKYQWVTIPLALHGVVIKESGEKVVFKVGEDEKDPVLYITDLLPHLGKDQMEKKAADVVTGEALNPVIGNIPLSEDVSVKPNLLKILNEKYGIVEEDFISAELELVPAHKPRDIGFDRSLIGAYGQDDRICAYDVLRAILDVDNPEKTAVAIFADKEEIGSMGNTGLQSRFFENAIAEILEKQEGSTDIKLRAAMRNAELLSADVNAGFDPLYPDVSEKLNSSYIGHGVCLTKYTGSRGKSGSNDANAEFVAKVRKVFNENNVVWQTGELGKVDIGGGGTVALYAANYGMEVIDCGIALLSMHSPYELSSKLDLYMGYKAYRSFLLSK
- a CDS encoding sensor histidine kinase, with translation MASKFEYDKKLDNIVEKTIEVIGSSKEQISEILERTRNEYHLLEEQINELKVKVRSVIKEVEQLERKEKSSKLKLAYVSQRFGNISEDAIREAYEEAKEIQVALILKRQEEKDLIARRNELERKLVEYRAIVEKAEKLSTQIGVALDYLTGDLTKLHNQYEELKDRQLLNIRIIEAQEDERKRIAREIHDGPAQSMANVILKAELCEKLISKDTEKAKDELKNLKDIAHLSLKEVRKIIYDLRPSVLDDLGLIPAVSKYINEFKNDTGINVDFVTLSEHKRLKPEIEITCFRVIQEALTNIRKHSKAKNAVIRLEFGDRFISIIIKDDGIGFEKTFKDNKFGLLGMRERVQILNGKFEINSSPNEGTQIYISIPLGGDKCND
- a CDS encoding response regulator, which produces MINIMIADDHVLLRQGLKQIIELEEDMKVSYQASDGEEAYNLAKNNSPDVILMDINMPNVNGIKAAKMIKNDNPKNKIMFLTIYNDKEYLMEALKIGVEGYILKDADSDELIKAIRIISNGGVYIHPSLIREIENLEKNECKKDLTDREFEILNLIAEGYSNKEIADKLFLSEKTVKNHVYNIFRKLDVKDRTQAAIYLLKNNSMYNIHT
- a CDS encoding DUF3343 domain-containing protein, with amino-acid sequence MRYGILVFYSYQHAVLCDKVLRQNNIPVEFIPTPRSIMNSCSHSLKFALEYVNIVKLTVQRINIPYKGIYEVEKTYNGYTVIGVR
- a CDS encoding CAP domain-containing protein, which encodes MKKNLKYYATFAVISLSMISSFSIAEASYSFGTYTNNNVVYNVATTSKPTMPNYSVFNTATVKINYLQTNNTNAWYNNNYWWTTMNNSTANVNQTTINAKKTVASTAASANNSSSNAAGSAKNSSTQQDYQGLSAQEKQLVDLINSERTSRGLSPLAIDETLSKVARIKAEDMRDNNYFSHTSPTYGSPFDMMKEFGISYNAAAENIALNSDVVSAHYALMNSSGHRENILNPYFNKVGVGVVSNSTGNGVIVVEMFINQ